ATCGTCACCGTCGGGCTGACCTTGGGCGGGGCCATCGGCTCCGTGGTCTTCGGTCTCTTCACCGGACGGTGGTCGACCCGGTCGGTGCTGATGTGCTTCTCCATCGTCGCGGCGATCCTCATGGCCGTGTTCATCTTCACGGCGCAGTGGATCGTTCTTGTCATCGTCGTCGGTGTGCTGGTGGGCATGTTCAGCAATGGGTGCATCGCCGGCCTCTACGTCCTCACGCCTCAGTCCTACTCGGCTTCACTGCGGTCGACCGGCGTGGGCTGGGGAATCGGCATCGGTCGCTTCGGTGCGATCATCGCCCCGACCGCCACGGGTGCGATGCTCGATGGCGGGTGGAGTCCGCAGGCGATCTACGTCTTCGTCGGTGTCGTGCTTCTGTCGGCGGCAGTGGTCCTGCTGGGCATGCGCGGAGTCGACGTCGAGGCGAACCGGCGGCCGGAGGTCAGACACACGACTGCGGCGTGAGGTTCGCGGGCGCGGGTCGGCTCCGATTCAGATGACGGGCTTCAGAGGACCTGGAAGATGTCGATCCTCACGCCGTTGGGACTGCGCACTCCGCTGCCGATGAACAGAACGTCGCTCATCCAGGCGTAGGGGCCCGACCGATCGGCGCTCAACCTGGGTACGCACCGAAAGTAGATCCTCCCCGGATCGACATGCTCGCCGCTCATGAGCTTGCTGAGGTCGCTGCTGCTGCCTGTGCGCAGCGCTCGGTTTTCGACGAGGACATGGTGCCCGTCATCGGTCCTGAGAACATAGTCGGCGGCGAGATGGGCAACGGTATCGGTGGGGTACTGCTGGAAGTCGGCACCGGCGTCGAGGACGTCTCCGCTGAGCCCCGGGCCGCTGACCCGTCCGCCGCGGATGGGGACGACCTTGCGCAGACCATCGACGGTGCTGCCGATCGTGATCGGTGCGTCCACGTCGACGTCGATGGTCGCCAGGTACGACAGACCCGGTGGCGCTACCTCATCAGGGCCCGGGTCGATCGGATCCTCAGGCGTCGCTGTCATAGACGTGCCTCCTCATTCTCATCGGCAGGAGTTCCCACGCTGGCAGGGGTCTCGGTCTTGTCACGTGCGCTCACGCATCGAAGTCGGCACAGCCTTCGCGTGCCCGGTCGAGCGACTCCAACTCCACCGCGTATCCCACACCGTCACCGACAGACCGTTCGTCGCGGTCTGCTGCAGCGGCGGGCGGCTCAGCTCGGCAGCCGATCAGTAGTGTCCTGGCGGGTCGCTGGCGGGGAACGACTCGTCCTCCCATTCGTCGACGATCCTGTCGTCGTGCTCGTGGCGGCTCTGTTCGGATTCGGACATTCCTGCGAAACCGCTGCTCGCCTCGGCGGGCGTGGTTGAGGACTGGTCCTGCCCACCCTCGGACTGAGGATTCTCAGACATGGCTGCACCTCCTCTCGGCTGTCGGTGCATACGTCCATCATGCACCCGCGACCACCTCGAGCGATACGGTCCCGCAGCGACTCACAGACTCCGACCGTCGCCGTCGGCCCGAAGCGGGGTGATCTCCAGATAGGTTCCGCAGCGCCACACCCATTCCAAGGGGCCGAAGCGCAGCCAACGCAGCCACAGCATGGAGATCACGCACTGGACGACGACGACACCGAGCCAGAAGCCCAACGCGGCGAGGGCCGACAGCCGGCCGGGACCGACGAGAAGCGGAAGGATCGTCACACAGATGACGGTCTGGCCCAGATAGTTGCTGAAGGCCATCCGCCCGTAGAAACGCAGGAAGG
The Brevibacterium marinum genome window above contains:
- a CDS encoding DUF3237 domain-containing protein encodes the protein MTATPEDPIDPGPDEVAPPGLSYLATIDVDVDAPITIGSTVDGLRKVVPIRGGRVSGPGLSGDVLDAGADFQQYPTDTVAHLAADYVLRTDDGHHVLVENRALRTGSSSDLSKLMSGEHVDPGRIYFRCVPRLSADRSGPYAWMSDVLFIGSGVRSPNGVRIDIFQVL